In a genomic window of Tissierella sp. Yu-01:
- a CDS encoding RidA family protein — MKNVILTQEAPAAIGPYSQAIEANGMIYTSGQLPIDPATGEMPKDVEAQAEQSLKNVFAILKEAGVDGSNVIKTTVFIKDMGDFPKINKVYETFFTESYPARSCVEVARLPKDALVEIEVIASNNKTNIK, encoded by the coding sequence ATGAAAAATGTTATTTTGACTCAGGAAGCACCTGCAGCTATTGGACCATATTCACAAGCCATTGAGGCTAATGGCATGATATATACATCTGGTCAACTTCCTATTGACCCTGCTACAGGAGAAATGCCAAAAGATGTAGAGGCACAAGCAGAGCAATCACTTAAAAACGTATTTGCTATATTAAAAGAGGCAGGAGTAGATGGTTCAAATGTAATTAAGACTACAGTTTTTATTAAGGATATGGGAGACTTCCCCAAAATAAACAAAGTATATGAGACATTCTTCACAGAAAGCTATCCAGCTAGATCATGTGTAGAGGTAGCAAGATTACCAAAGGATGCTCTAGTTGAAATTGAAGTTATTGCAAGTAATAATAAGACCAACATTAAATAG
- a CDS encoding D-aminoacylase: MKKLIKNGLIVDGSGEKAYKADLLINGDKIEKIGANIDVDDAEVIDAEGLAVTPGFIDTHSHSSMLLFKDSLLEPKIRQGITTELVAQDGMGPAPVNEETLSPWIKAMKGLEGEYEVEWTWRSVADYLERIEKLDLGPNIAYLAPHGNVRMVSMGLDNRKPTEEEIKLMQENLAKAIDEGAFGMSTGMIYPPCCYAQIDEFIELGKVLHDKDAVFVTHQRSEADSILDSMEEILTIGKESGCKVHFSHFKVCGKKNWDKFPKVLDRLDRAKEEGMTVSFDQYPYVAGSTMMSVILPPWAHDGGTDKLLERLSDKEAREKMKQDIANGIPGWDNFVEFAGLEGIFVTFVGSDKNQDVVGKNLVEVGEIKGKDPLDAIFDVILEEENIVGLVDFYGTEEHVKLIMSRPEQNVCTDGIMGGKPHPRLYGSFPRVLGKYVRDENTFTLETAIYKMTKKSADVIGLKDRGLLKEGYAADIVIFDFDKIIDKGDYTNPIQFPEGINHVIVNGELVIENGEDTGKRSGKVLRKN; the protein is encoded by the coding sequence ATGAAAAAGTTAATTAAAAATGGTTTAATTGTAGATGGAAGTGGAGAAAAAGCATATAAAGCAGACTTACTAATTAACGGTGATAAGATAGAGAAAATTGGGGCAAATATTGATGTTGATGATGCTGAAGTTATCGATGCGGAAGGCCTTGCTGTAACTCCAGGATTTATAGACACACATAGTCACTCCAGTATGTTGTTATTTAAGGATTCATTATTAGAGCCTAAAATACGTCAAGGTATAACTACAGAATTAGTAGCACAAGATGGAATGGGACCAGCTCCTGTAAATGAAGAAACTCTATCCCCATGGATTAAAGCCATGAAAGGCTTAGAAGGGGAATATGAAGTAGAGTGGACTTGGAGAAGTGTAGCAGATTATTTGGAAAGAATCGAAAAGCTTGACTTAGGACCAAATATCGCATATCTTGCTCCACATGGTAATGTTAGAATGGTATCTATGGGATTAGACAATAGAAAGCCAACAGAAGAAGAAATCAAGTTAATGCAAGAGAATCTTGCAAAAGCCATAGATGAAGGTGCCTTTGGTATGTCAACTGGTATGATTTATCCACCATGCTGCTATGCACAAATAGATGAATTTATAGAACTAGGTAAAGTGTTACATGATAAAGATGCAGTTTTTGTAACTCATCAAAGAAGTGAAGCAGATTCTATTCTTGATTCTATGGAAGAAATATTAACTATAGGAAAAGAAAGTGGTTGTAAGGTACACTTCTCACATTTTAAAGTATGTGGAAAGAAAAATTGGGACAAGTTCCCTAAGGTATTAGATAGATTGGATAGAGCAAAAGAAGAAGGCATGACAGTTTCTTTTGATCAATATCCATATGTTGCAGGCAGTACAATGATGAGCGTTATTCTACCACCATGGGCACATGATGGAGGTACAGATAAACTATTAGAAAGATTATCAGATAAAGAAGCAAGAGAAAAAATGAAACAAGATATAGCAAATGGAATACCAGGATGGGATAATTTCGTAGAGTTTGCTGGATTAGAAGGTATATTTGTAACATTCGTTGGTTCAGATAAGAACCAAGATGTAGTAGGTAAAAATCTTGTTGAAGTAGGTGAAATAAAAGGAAAAGATCCATTAGATGCAATATTTGATGTAATCCTAGAAGAAGAAAATATTGTTGGATTAGTAGACTTCTATGGTACAGAAGAGCACGTTAAACTTATTATGAGCCGTCCTGAGCAAAATGTATGTACTGACGGAATCATGGGTGGGAAACCTCATCCAAGACTATATGGTTCATTCCCAAGAGTTCTTGGAAAGTATGTAAGAGATGAAAATACTTTCACACTAGAAACAGCTATATACAAAATGACTAAAAAGTCTGCTGATGTAATAGGTTTGAAGGACAGAGGACTTTTAAAAGAAGGATATGCTGCTGATATCGTGATATTTGATTTTGATAAGATTATTGATAAAGGTGATTATACGAATCCAATTCAATTCCCAGAAGGAATTAATCACGTAATAGTCAACGGAGAATTGGTAATTGAAAATGGAGAAGACACCGGAAAACGTTCAGGAAAGGTTTTAAGAAAAAACTAG
- a CDS encoding sodium:solute symporter family protein, producing MNSTQTTALMVILLYMAAAVGIGLLVSYRAKKKSAGQSNDDFLMAGKSLGPIMLAGTLFASNTGGASTTGIATNVYTYGLSASWYVIAAGIGFVLVSFIAPYFRRAQASTVPEIISKRYGKESHIFTAITSIAALFMATGAQIIATASIINVVTGFDFQTAAIISTIVTIIYTMVGGYKSVTAVNIMHLLFITVGMAIAMFIVVNNSAVGGFSALFEKAKTVGDASGNNLDLLSMTKVGFPTIIGYIAMYFMTFPTGQEIVQTYCSAKDGKSAMTGSVIAGVISAVYAIVPAMIGLVAYTCIDGFAAAGAQKNALAEATLTFAPPVVSGLVLAAIVAATMSSASGNMIGTATMFTRDIFTPYLNKGVKDDQKEVWITRVTMVVVGLVGLVIAITASNVISVMMGAFALRSAGPFAAFICGIFYKNVTKRAGFVSIVTGTLVAAIWIYGLNTPWGLNAMVPGGIVAFLAIFIVSAIDRKNGVEPAPEIVFSED from the coding sequence ATGAATAGTACTCAAACTACAGCATTAATGGTAATTTTGTTGTATATGGCAGCAGCTGTTGGAATTGGTCTTTTAGTATCATATCGAGCTAAGAAAAAGTCAGCAGGTCAGAGTAATGACGATTTCCTTATGGCTGGTAAGTCCCTTGGACCTATAATGCTTGCAGGTACACTTTTCGCATCAAATACTGGAGGGGCAAGTACAACTGGTATTGCAACTAACGTGTATACTTATGGTTTATCTGCAAGCTGGTATGTAATTGCTGCAGGTATAGGATTTGTTTTAGTCTCCTTTATTGCTCCATATTTTAGAAGAGCTCAGGCTAGTACAGTTCCTGAAATTATTAGTAAGAGATATGGAAAAGAATCACATATTTTCACAGCTATAACTTCAATTGCAGCACTATTTATGGCAACAGGTGCACAGATTATAGCTACAGCTTCAATTATTAATGTAGTTACAGGGTTTGATTTTCAAACTGCTGCAATTATTTCTACTATCGTAACTATAATCTATACAATGGTTGGGGGATATAAGTCAGTAACAGCAGTAAATATAATGCATCTATTATTCATAACTGTAGGAATGGCTATTGCAATGTTTATAGTAGTAAACAATAGTGCAGTTGGTGGTTTCTCAGCATTATTTGAGAAGGCTAAAACTGTAGGTGATGCTTCAGGTAATAATTTGGATCTTCTAAGCATGACAAAAGTAGGTTTTCCAACAATAATTGGATATATTGCAATGTATTTTATGACATTCCCAACAGGACAAGAAATAGTACAAACTTATTGTTCTGCTAAAGATGGTAAATCTGCAATGACAGGCTCTGTTATAGCTGGTGTAATATCTGCAGTTTATGCTATAGTTCCTGCAATGATAGGTCTAGTGGCTTATACATGTATTGACGGCTTTGCTGCAGCTGGTGCACAAAAAAATGCTCTAGCAGAAGCAACACTTACATTTGCACCGCCAGTAGTATCTGGATTAGTACTTGCAGCTATAGTAGCAGCAACTATGAGTAGTGCTTCAGGAAATATGATTGGTACTGCAACAATGTTTACTCGCGATATTTTCACACCATATTTAAATAAAGGTGTAAAGGATGATCAAAAAGAAGTTTGGATTACACGTGTTACAATGGTAGTAGTTGGATTAGTAGGACTAGTAATTGCAATAACTGCTTCAAACGTTATAAGCGTTATGATGGGTGCATTTGCATTAAGAAGTGCAGGACCATTTGCAGCATTTATTTGTGGTATATTTTATAAGAACGTTACCAAGAGAGCAGGTTTTGTATCTATCGTAACTGGTACATTAGTAGCAGCTATATGGATCTATGGATTGAACACACCTTGGGGACTGAATGCAATGGTTCCAGGAGGTATAGTAGCATTCTTAGCAATATTTATTGTATCAGCTATAGATAGAAAGAACGGCGTAGAGCCAGCACCAGAAATAGTATTTAGTGAAGATTAA
- a CDS encoding YgeY family selenium metabolism-linked hydrolase produces MLNKEREEKVIGLCQELIRAQSYSGEEDKVAEALKKNFEEMGFDDVVIDGYGNIIGHIKGNRPGKKIVFDGHIDTVPVSNIDEWSYPPFGAEIHDGKIYGRGATDMKGAVSAMACAAANFAKDTNKEFAGDIYVAGVVHEECFEGVAARAISKRIKPDYVVIGEASQLNIKIGQRGRGEIVIETFGKPCHSANPEKGINAVYKMAQVIEAIRTLKPTHHDVLGDGILELTDIKSSPYPGASVVPEYCRATYDRRLLVGETKESVLAPINELLEELMKKDPQLKVKASYAVGKEMCYTGNEIEGERFFPGWLFDENEDFVQDVYKEIKVMGYNPTITQYNFCTNGSHYAGEANIKTLGLGPSRENLAHTVDEYIEIEQLTSVTECYYGVIKALLK; encoded by the coding sequence ATGTTAAATAAAGAAAGAGAAGAAAAAGTAATAGGATTATGTCAAGAGCTAATAAGAGCTCAAAGTTACTCAGGAGAAGAAGATAAAGTTGCTGAGGCACTTAAGAAGAATTTTGAGGAAATGGGTTTTGATGATGTAGTAATAGACGGTTATGGAAACATCATTGGACATATTAAAGGAAATAGACCTGGTAAGAAAATTGTATTTGATGGACACATAGATACGGTACCAGTATCTAACATAGATGAATGGAGCTATCCACCATTCGGTGCTGAAATACATGATGGAAAGATCTATGGAAGAGGAGCTACAGATATGAAGGGAGCCGTTTCTGCAATGGCTTGTGCAGCAGCGAATTTTGCTAAGGATACTAACAAGGAATTTGCAGGAGATATCTATGTGGCAGGTGTAGTCCACGAAGAGTGCTTTGAAGGTGTAGCTGCAAGAGCTATAAGTAAAAGAATTAAGCCAGACTATGTAGTTATAGGTGAAGCATCTCAATTAAACATAAAAATTGGACAAAGAGGTAGAGGAGAAATAGTTATAGAAACTTTCGGAAAACCTTGCCATTCTGCTAATCCTGAAAAAGGTATCAATGCAGTATATAAAATGGCTCAAGTAATTGAAGCAATCAGAACACTAAAACCAACCCATCATGATGTATTAGGAGATGGAATATTAGAGCTTACAGATATTAAGTCAAGTCCATATCCTGGAGCATCAGTAGTTCCTGAATACTGTAGAGCTACTTATGACAGAAGATTATTAGTTGGTGAAACGAAGGAAAGTGTATTAGCACCTATAAATGAGTTACTTGAAGAGTTAATGAAAAAAGATCCTCAACTTAAAGTAAAGGCTTCCTATGCCGTAGGAAAGGAAATGTGCTATACGGGCAATGAAATTGAAGGGGAGAGATTCTTCCCAGGTTGGTTATTTGATGAAAATGAAGACTTTGTTCAGGATGTTTACAAAGAAATAAAAGTTATGGGATATAATCCAACAATTACTCAATATAATTTCTGTACAAACGGAAGCCACTATGCAGGAGAAGCTAACATTAAGACTCTAGGCTTAGGACCTTCTAGAGAAAACCTTGCACATACAGTTGATGAATATATTGAAATTGAGCAATTAACATCAGTTACAGAGTGTTACTATGGCGTTATTAAGGCATTATTAAAATAA
- the dpaL gene encoding diaminopropionate ammonia-lyase, with the protein MTETFKMVEFERKKGDKYPLDIINEEVAKEVKSFHESFPMYTETPLREMKNLAKEIGLGSIYVKDESYRFGLNAFKVLGGSYAIGKYLADKLNCDISEMPYEKLISEEVREELGAMVFVTATDGNHGRGVAWTANQLKQKSVVYMPKGSAQERLDNIIAEGADASIQDMNYDEAVRLANKMAQEKGWVMVQDTAWEGYEDIPTWIIQGYSTMGYEANEQLKKLGENKPTHIFLQAGVGSMAAAITGLYSALYGEDRPIITIVEPNKADCLYRTAEANDGELRFVTGNMDTIMAGLACGEPCTIGWNILKDYADNFISCPDYTAAEGMRMLGNPPRGDERVISGESGAAPLGCVAEIMTNENLKWLREKLQLNENSKVLFFSTEGDTDKKNYYDVVWNGKYPSYEKKQF; encoded by the coding sequence ATGACGGAAACTTTTAAGATGGTAGAATTTGAAAGGAAGAAAGGAGATAAATATCCTTTAGATATTATAAACGAAGAAGTAGCTAAGGAAGTAAAGAGCTTTCACGAAAGCTTTCCAATGTATACGGAAACACCTTTAAGAGAAATGAAGAATTTGGCTAAGGAAATTGGCTTAGGATCCATATATGTAAAGGATGAATCCTACAGATTTGGATTGAATGCCTTTAAGGTTTTGGGGGGAAGCTACGCTATAGGAAAGTATTTAGCAGATAAACTTAACTGTGATATTTCAGAGATGCCATATGAAAAATTGATCTCAGAAGAAGTTAGAGAAGAACTTGGAGCTATGGTATTTGTAACTGCAACTGACGGAAACCATGGAAGGGGAGTAGCTTGGACTGCAAATCAACTTAAACAGAAATCAGTAGTATATATGCCAAAGGGCAGTGCTCAAGAAAGATTAGACAACATAATTGCAGAGGGAGCAGATGCTTCAATCCAGGATATGAACTATGATGAAGCGGTTCGTTTAGCAAATAAAATGGCTCAAGAGAAAGGCTGGGTAATGGTTCAGGATACAGCATGGGAAGGTTATGAAGATATTCCTACATGGATTATACAAGGATATAGCACAATGGGTTATGAAGCTAATGAGCAATTAAAGAAGCTTGGAGAAAATAAGCCAACACATATTTTCTTACAAGCAGGGGTAGGCTCCATGGCTGCTGCTATAACAGGTTTATACTCAGCTCTATATGGGGAAGATAGACCAATTATTACTATAGTAGAGCCTAATAAAGCTGATTGTCTTTATAGAACAGCAGAGGCAAATGATGGTGAGCTTAGATTTGTAACAGGGAACATGGACACAATCATGGCTGGTCTAGCATGTGGAGAGCCATGTACAATAGGATGGAATATACTTAAGGATTATGCAGATAATTTTATATCCTGTCCTGACTATACAGCTGCAGAAGGAATGAGGATGCTAGGAAATCCACCTAGGGGAGATGAAAGAGTAATTTCCGGTGAAAGTGGAGCAGCACCTTTAGGATGTGTAGCAGAGATTATGACAAATGAAAATCTTAAGTGGTTAAGAGAAAAGCTTCAATTAAATGAAAACTCAAAGGTATTATTCTTTAGTACTGAAGGAGATACAGATAAAAAGAATTATTATGATGTGGTTTGGAATGGAAAATATCCAAGCTATGAGAAAAAACAATTTTAA
- a CDS encoding sigma 54-interacting transcriptional regulator: protein MNFDLYLIQDTVQKYAEVIAQVSGVDVEVVDNKLYRVAGTGLYSGNINQDMSSEGYVYKHILKTGETKVIYNPGKDILCTNCPKYSNCQETIEISMPIKIHDEIIGIIGLVGSSKEQRDMILQNEKLYLEFINQIAYFIASKSLEQKEKENSKSIIAILNSVMDYMEQGVLVIGKGNIITKSNQSAKQQLGISNLKDKTAEIIYTGDELNNSSEYKIRIDNKEVLIMGELYPLGLRDNQYTSILIFKNVETIHSDLYELTATPKSIDTKTIIGSSGATLSLLSNIKKVASSNSTVLITGESGTGKEMVARAIWRESDRKHQKFIAVNCAAIPEQLLESELFGYVKGAFSGADPRGRIGKFELANHGIIFLDEIGDMPIYLQSKLLRILQERTIIRIGSNQLIPIDVRVIAATNKDLKNMIETKKFREDLYYRLNVIPLNIKPLRERREDIEELTECFIRRYSNLLNKPYSYIEKSTMELLKNHNWRGNVRELENTIEFMVNMMEVDGVLNDKTLPIDFFENNSYEVETSDSSSTIIPIRELELREIQKALNIFGDTTEGKRNAALSLGISLTTFYRRLEELQRR, encoded by the coding sequence ATGAATTTTGATTTATATTTAATTCAAGATACTGTTCAGAAATATGCCGAAGTAATTGCACAGGTGTCTGGTGTAGATGTAGAAGTAGTAGATAATAAATTATATCGAGTAGCTGGGACTGGCCTTTATTCCGGGAATATAAATCAGGATATGTCCTCTGAGGGTTATGTTTATAAACATATATTAAAAACTGGAGAGACAAAGGTTATTTATAATCCAGGTAAAGATATTTTGTGTACAAACTGCCCTAAGTACAGCAATTGTCAGGAAACCATAGAGATTTCCATGCCTATAAAGATTCATGATGAGATAATTGGAATCATTGGACTGGTTGGAAGCAGTAAAGAACAAAGGGACATGATATTGCAAAATGAGAAACTTTATCTTGAATTTATTAATCAGATAGCATATTTTATTGCATCTAAGTCCTTAGAGCAGAAGGAAAAAGAGAATAGCAAATCCATAATAGCTATCTTAAACAGTGTTATGGATTACATGGAGCAAGGTGTACTAGTTATAGGAAAAGGTAATATTATAACGAAATCAAATCAGAGCGCAAAACAACAGTTAGGTATTTCTAACCTAAAGGACAAGACAGCTGAAATTATTTATACTGGGGATGAGTTGAACAATTCATCTGAATATAAGATAAGAATTGATAATAAAGAAGTTCTAATAATGGGAGAGTTATATCCATTGGGGCTGAGAGATAACCAATATACGAGCATACTTATCTTCAAAAATGTTGAAACTATACATTCAGATTTATACGAATTAACAGCTACACCTAAGTCTATAGATACAAAAACTATTATTGGAAGCAGTGGGGCAACGTTAAGTTTATTAAGCAATATTAAAAAAGTAGCAAGTTCAAATTCAACTGTATTAATTACAGGTGAAAGTGGAACTGGTAAGGAAATGGTAGCTAGAGCAATATGGAGGGAAAGTGACAGAAAGCACCAAAAGTTTATAGCTGTAAACTGTGCTGCAATTCCAGAGCAACTACTAGAAAGTGAACTGTTCGGCTATGTTAAGGGAGCTTTCAGTGGTGCTGACCCTAGGGGAAGAATAGGAAAGTTCGAGTTAGCTAATCATGGAATTATATTTTTAGATGAAATAGGAGATATGCCTATATATCTTCAATCAAAGCTTTTGAGAATATTACAGGAGAGGACAATAATTCGTATCGGGTCTAACCAACTGATACCTATAGACGTTAGAGTAATAGCCGCGACTAATAAGGACCTTAAAAATATGATAGAGACAAAGAAATTCAGAGAAGATTTATACTATAGACTAAATGTTATACCCCTTAATATTAAACCTCTTAGAGAAAGAAGAGAAGATATTGAAGAACTAACTGAATGTTTTATTAGAAGGTATAGTAATTTGCTTAATAAGCCATATAGTTATATTGAAAAAAGCACAATGGAACTGTTAAAGAATCATAATTGGAGAGGAAACGTTAGGGAGCTTGAAAATACTATTGAGTTTATGGTTAATATGATGGAAGTAGACGGGGTTTTAAATGATAAAACTCTGCCTATTGATTTCTTTGAGAACAATTCTTATGAGGTTGAAACTAGTGATAGCTCTAGTACTATCATACCTATTAGGGAATTGGAGTTAAGAGAGATACAAAAGGCACTAAACATATTTGGAGATACAACAGAGGGTAAGAGGAATGCAGCCCTAAGTTTAGGTATTAGTTTAACTACATTTTATAGAAGATTAGAAGAACTACAAAGAAGATAA
- a CDS encoding DHHW family protein, which translates to MKNKIRIILISSIVITISIINILMPIRSFSSQENRYLQRLPKPNISDILSGKYSSDYEKYTTDQFPYRDFWIRVKTATDLLMLKKDNGRVYFGKNGFLFDVDPDFDQEQFQKNMEYINNFIKKVKEVDDGIRVGAVLIPSKGAVHLDLLPEYAPIVDESKMVADIKDALPKDFYIVDLIDSLREKSDENIYYRTDHHWTTKGAYYGYRALSSVLNFNPYTEVEFNIEKVSDDFLGTVYRKANLYTGEPDSIYRYSFININDINYNIIINESMVKDSLYDEKYLEKTDKYSYFLGGDYGVVDIETSIDNGKSLVIIKDSYANSLVPFLSLHYERIILIDTRYFGGSIPQYIKDKNIDDILFVFNTQNFTQFKTMNILNR; encoded by the coding sequence ATGAAAAATAAGATTAGAATTATTTTAATTAGTTCAATTGTAATTACTATATCAATTATCAATATATTGATGCCTATTCGTTCTTTTTCAAGTCAAGAGAATAGGTACCTACAGAGATTACCAAAACCTAATATAAGTGATATCCTGTCTGGTAAATATTCTAGTGACTATGAAAAATACACAACAGACCAATTTCCATACAGAGATTTTTGGATTAGGGTTAAGACTGCAACAGATTTATTGATGTTAAAAAAGGATAATGGTAGAGTGTATTTTGGTAAGAATGGATTTTTATTTGATGTTGATCCTGATTTTGACCAGGAGCAATTCCAAAAGAATATGGAATATATTAATAATTTCATAAAAAAGGTAAAGGAAGTAGATGATGGTATAAGAGTTGGAGCGGTTTTGATACCATCTAAAGGTGCAGTACATTTAGACTTATTGCCAGAATATGCACCTATTGTTGATGAGAGTAAAATGGTAGCAGATATAAAAGATGCCCTTCCAAAGGATTTTTATATAGTGGATTTAATAGATAGTCTTCGTGAAAAATCTGATGAAAATATATATTATAGGACAGATCATCACTGGACAACAAAGGGTGCTTATTATGGATATAGAGCTCTTTCTTCTGTTTTGAATTTTAATCCTTATACTGAGGTTGAATTTAATATAGAAAAGGTGTCTGATGACTTTTTAGGGACTGTTTATAGAAAAGCTAATTTATATACTGGAGAACCTGATTCAATATATAGATATTCATTTATCAATATCAATGATATAAATTACAATATTATTATTAATGAAAGTATGGTGAAAGACAGCCTATATGATGAAAAATATCTTGAAAAAACTGATAAATATTCATACTTTTTAGGCGGTGATTATGGAGTTGTAGATATAGAAACATCGATTGATAATGGTAAATCATTAGTAATAATTAAGGATTCATATGCTAATAGCCTTGTACCTTTTTTATCATTACATTATGAAAGAATAATTTTAATAGATACAAGATATTTTGGAGGCAGCATCCCACAGTATATTAAGGATAAGAATATAGATGATATACTGTTTGTTTTTAATACTCAAAATTTTACTCAGTTTAAAACAATGAATATTCTAAATAGATAA
- a CDS encoding MBOAT family O-acyltransferase produces the protein MVFSSVLFLFYFLPLVLIIYFISPNRYRNFILFVSSLFFYGWGETRYIWLMLFSTVLDYICGMKIHIYKLQNNKSKAKLWLLTSVFINLGLLSFFKYADFIILNLNTLLDSSIPILNLPLPIGISFYTFQTMSYSIDIYRGEAEVQEDIISFGSYVTLFPQLIAGPIVRYQTIAEELKERTITTEKFTYGITRFIIGLGKKVLIANNVGLIWEGISKIEIDTLSVASAWIGIIAYAFQIYFDFSAYSDMAIGLGKVFGFNFLENFNYPYMSTSITEFWRRWHISLGTWFKEYVYIPLGGNKKGQGKQLRNIIIVWLLTGIWHGASWNFVIWGLFFGVILILEKTFLLRILEKLPAGFNRIYTIVLVLLSWAIFAQNNINDGLSYIRAMFDFGNVIINDTTIYTLYTNIFLLSIAAIGASDFPKMLWQKYNSKFKGIWIIENIYIVIILLLTTAYLVDQSYNPFLYLRF, from the coding sequence GTGGTATTTAGCAGTGTATTATTTTTATTTTATTTTCTACCATTAGTTTTAATAATATATTTTATTTCACCTAATAGATATAGAAACTTTATTTTATTTGTAAGCAGTTTATTCTTTTACGGGTGGGGAGAGACTAGATATATTTGGCTTATGTTATTTTCAACAGTACTTGATTATATATGTGGTATGAAAATACACATATATAAATTGCAAAATAATAAAAGTAAAGCGAAATTATGGTTATTAACGTCCGTTTTTATAAATTTAGGATTACTTTCATTTTTCAAATATGCAGATTTTATTATATTAAATTTAAATACTCTATTGGATAGTAGTATCCCAATATTGAATTTACCCTTACCCATAGGAATTTCCTTTTATACCTTTCAAACCATGTCTTACTCTATAGATATATATAGAGGAGAAGCAGAAGTTCAAGAAGATATTATTTCCTTTGGTAGCTATGTAACTTTATTTCCTCAGCTAATAGCAGGACCTATAGTAAGATATCAAACTATTGCTGAGGAACTTAAAGAAAGAACAATTACAACAGAAAAATTTACCTATGGAATTACAAGATTCATAATTGGATTAGGAAAGAAGGTTCTTATAGCTAATAATGTTGGATTAATATGGGAGGGTATTTCAAAGATAGAAATAGACACGCTATCCGTTGCTTCAGCTTGGATAGGTATTATAGCATATGCTTTTCAGATATACTTTGACTTTTCCGCTTATTCGGATATGGCCATAGGTCTAGGTAAAGTCTTTGGTTTTAATTTTCTAGAAAACTTTAATTATCCTTATATGTCCACTTCTATTACAGAATTTTGGAGAAGATGGCATATTTCATTGGGAACTTGGTTTAAGGAATATGTATATATACCCCTTGGTGGTAATAAGAAGGGACAAGGTAAACAGCTCAGAAATATAATTATCGTGTGGTTATTAACAGGGATTTGGCATGGAGCTAGCTGGAACTTTGTCATATGGGGGTTGTTTTTTGGTGTGATATTGATTCTAGAGAAAACATTCTTATTAAGGATATTAGAAAAATTACCTGCTGGATTTAATAGAATTTATACTATTGTACTAGTTCTATTATCATGGGCGATATTTGCACAGAACAATATAAATGATGGTCTATCATATATTAGGGCTATGTTTGACTTTGGAAATGTGATTATTAATGATACTACAATATATACTTTATATACTAATATTTTTCTTCTATCAATTGCTGCCATCGGGGCATCTGATTTTCCAAAAATGTTATGGCAGAAGTATAATAGTAAATTTAAAGGTATCTGGATAATAGAGAATATATACATTGTAATAATTTTGCTATTAACAACAGCATATCTAGTAGACCAAAGCTATAATCCTTTCTTGTATTTAAGATTTTAG
- a CDS encoding DUF4358 domain-containing protein: MKKFIVLMLVSVMMVGVLAGCAGNESVSNDVELSEIHEAVKAELGESYFPDRDMELQEVMDYTGLNEEQVEEFIAQAPMMNVGVDTFIAIKATEGNGDAVYEGLEAYRTYLVEESFQYPMNMPKVNAAKAVQYGDYAFFIMLGGYDDTIDDIESDEAREFAESEVERVEKVIEEFFK; the protein is encoded by the coding sequence ATGAAAAAGTTTATAGTTTTAATGTTAGTAAGCGTTATGATGGTAGGTGTACTAGCAGGATGTGCAGGAAATGAAAGCGTAAGTAATGATGTTGAACTAAGTGAAATTCACGAAGCTGTAAAGGCAGAGTTAGGAGAAAGTTATTTCCCAGATAGAGATATGGAATTACAGGAAGTTATGGATTATACAGGGCTAAATGAAGAGCAAGTTGAAGAATTTATAGCTCAAGCTCCTATGATGAATGTAGGAGTGGATACATTTATTGCTATTAAAGCAACAGAAGGCAATGGCGATGCAGTTTATGAGGGATTAGAAGCCTATAGAACTTACCTTGTTGAAGAATCATTTCAATATCCGATGAATATGCCAAAGGTTAATGCAGCAAAAGCAGTACAATATGGGGATTATGCATTTTTTATTATGCTTGGCGGATATGATGATACAATCGATGATATAGAAAGCGATGAAGCAAGAGAATTTGCTGAATCAGAAGTTGAAAGAGTAGAAAAAGTAATAGAAGAATTTTTTAAGTAA